From the genome of Brachyhypopomus gauderio isolate BG-103 chromosome 20, BGAUD_0.2, whole genome shotgun sequence, one region includes:
- the knstrn gene encoding small kinetochore-associated protein yields the protein MKRVDRAHIKDTAIPQLTVVPRKASVKGESEGTSRKNPTRGLKGPSIKYGQPHDLREQNRLLVTANEDLQKQVSEIKEYVADLEQQCHDLQDESNEIKKQLRDCHVLLIAEKLDPVSGERIGETEQNEDQRKELMTVSQNLMTELKLFDEAAREHKTHLTELQNTMRTLKEARETARLDRESFCLDAAEMEKALEEAERLLME from the exons ATGAAGAGAGTAGACCGAGCTCACATTAAGGACACCGCGATCCCACAACTAACCGTTGTGCCGAGAAAAGCGAGCGTAAAGGGCGAGAGTGAGGGCACGTCGAG GAAAAACCCCACAAGAGGTCTGAAAGG ACCCTCGATAAAATATGGTCAACCACACGATCTAAGAGAACAGAATCGACTTCTGGTGACGGCAAATGAAGATTTGCAAAAACAAGTTTCAGAAATTAAG GAATATGTGGCTGATCTAGAACAACAGTGCCATGATCTTCAGGATGAAAGCAATGAAATTAAGAAGCAGCTGCGGGATTGTCATGTCCTTCTTATAGCAGAAAAGCTTGACCCAG TTTCAGGAGAAAGAATTGGGGAAACAGAACAAAATGAAGATCAACGAAAAGAACTCATG ACTGTTTCCCAAAATCTGATGACCGAGCTGAAGCTCTTTGATGAAGCTGCAAGGGAACACAAGACACATTTAACA GAGCTGCAGAACACAATGAGGACCCTTAAAGAAGCGAGAGAGACTGCTCGACTGGATAGGGAGTCATTTTGCTTGGATGCAGCGGAGATGGAGAAAGCCCTGGAAGAGGCAGAGAGACTTCTGATGGAGTAA
- the knl1 gene encoding uncharacterized protein knl1 isoform X1 — MEQNDTLKLGHDPDGLSKRRISSILKAPRTSMKVCGVDQDENQQENRQTEKRRNSRRVSFATTNNIHVFSKDTKTESPVLVPILNSSVVGVDAVVDTPLHLSVIKREKFFPDPVLLDDCVDRTMLLGDDTGYMDMTHSHTITINKEEGINPQFCFNIGGNVTEHHDLKGHTDIPCKTSAAMGKDAIHSDFSDFLASISKQSAQNVTKPLKKKGQDLFGFDHPSEAEMDKENVLPSVFNKQVLCPVNSQSKGLESKHSSFTFLEENHMDMTKSHTAVIDRRETAQHAPYSLSGNHGRRMGSVTPLFSNDSDDMELTQTQTTNLNTQNGADLVSDDTSGMIMTEVFDEYIQEQENQESRDKVVFIFPQVNRISPFNSSRKGQMSGQSRVDCLQSNISVAAVDNFDDMDITQTQTAVLEMKCEESFFRPRNVSPVATFSTNDDAEVIGGLVDTKPRGSNNATKDPATDTANQSEFMELTCQANTTTLAMSHSHDDMELTACNNLAINSQSVLAASEKKSRKRTSFMLPHSVSSEVRKAGHVQSNLSVAHMLDDMEMTECRTAVFETKHCADYQPFSKTRRSASLTSATLTATDDKTMDMTNELTGHMSLTRFSSSETRRTGRRVEATARKVLDHGLPDCVEVGRSSFMPATDMELTGCQTVAIDAKSTSLASASNKAQDPSFVSSSSSTLLDADRMELSQIACDKPRKVLPTLNTDRRSAAAAIVVDADNPVAKQKEGMCYLADTDYKSCDTSHLSTVMGSQSLNLTAKNVESYEGRCDMELTKAFTMPLEEQCSVTFNQGEMTKENVGTFSDVTDHRALWDRDCALPGNNTTETAVKTGFEDESEVDAVKKECDVSLQRRRRSLADLQVELGKIAQRINEPEALVTGSATAPIATIVFERCLGDEHSDRDGYTEPPKEMPNSKNDVSSAHNKANTPFKLNNVLTARLSLGGIMPKLPARIKIPSPNYSEPKDTNDIQSLPQETHLVVGMQSYSHITDNINNTVFPEDDFSDTFASDLSTKKDDQQEASTAVHLDNNSVQDCALDVNIIQSEKMPSEVGCMDATTRKEVSDEMGHSDSTALGVQNAPSLITKLVDETCSSGNSTSIKYEGISESTLRNSQLDSQIDGPLDHEFDFNKKLEDGSITVNEFLSYFGANFVIHKSRPSSVPDNFRAAQTHTMVDLLREKYIHRPKQRVYETDCQKLTDMAEGLKTQMAMQDKPLRSINGALLQDVCGLSKSEMQKFGARLKEQKVYFRKRSKALSHAMKKDLYFELLKTTQEAKLKLMAKINEVNEMFKDLDGCASDLESELAAVDGMIMRDQHSIMGTEPLKEKQENLEALNSVVAETEKQIGELECQRVSLVHTQKKLQDETRDLESRISTLNSLNEWRYSASDENGVVFTFLHDTVHLEVKLKGASGNEWLHEDKEQDVDILFRFLLNDERSETHAVMINKLLASHIQAQTNWTLKYPTTRHIPMLLHDVSLVVSRLRLLGEEIHRLKKWGGLRLGVLHIDCVDALIEFTFSSVKAFVKFELSLAVSSDYPFGSLQVGRFQNHIGNTRVDQIEAIISSITPGKHYLTKVIKRIHAGLLV; from the exons ATGGAGCAAAACGACACACTGAAACTTGG GCATGACCCAGATGGATTGTCTAAAAGGAGAATTTCATCG ATTCTAAAAGCTCCTCGAACATCTATGAAAGTGTGTGGAGTCGATCAGGATGAAAATCAG CAGGAAAATAGACAAACTGAAAAACGGCGGAACTCACGAAGAGTCAGTTTTGCCACCACAAATAACATTCATGTTTTCTCCAA AGACACCAAGACTGAATCTCCTGTATTGGTCCCCATCCTCAACTCAAGTGTTGTTG GAGTAGATGCTGTCGTAGACACACCATTGCATCTGTCAGTGATAAAAAGG gAAAAGTTCTTCCCAGATCCTGTTTTGCTAGATGACTGTGTGGACAGAACCATGTTACTTGGAGATGACACCGGATACATGGATATGACTCATAGTCACACAATTACAATTAACAAGGAAGAGGGAATTAACCCACAATTTTGCTTCAATATTGGAGGAAATGTCACAGAGCATCATGACCTTAAGGGTCACACTGATATACCTTGTAAGACCTCTGCAGCCATGGGAAAAGATGCAATTCATTCTGATTTCAGTGATTTTCTTGCTAGTATATCAAAACAAAGTGCACAAAATGTGACTAAGCCATTGAAGAAAAAAGGTCAGGATTTGTTTGGATTTGATCATCCAAGTGAAGCTGAAATGGATAAGGAGAATGTCTTGCCATCTGTTTTTAACAAGCAAGTACTTTGTCCAGTAAATTCACAATCTAAAGGACTTGAGTCTAAACATTCTTCATTCACATTTCTTGAGGAAAACCACATGGACATGACCAAGAGTCACACTGCTGTAATTGACAGGCGAGAGACTGCTCAGCATGCTCCATATTCATTATCTGGAAATCATGGTAGACGCATGGGCTCAGTGACACCGTTGTTTTCAAATGATTCAGATGACATGGAGTTGACTCAGACTCAAACTACTAATCTCAATACTCAAAATGGAGCCGATTTAGTCTCCGATGACACCAGTGGAATGATAATGACTGAAGTTTTTGATGAATATATTCAAGAGCAAGAGAATCAAGAATCCCGAGACAAAGTGGTGTTCATTTTCCCCCAGGTCAACAGGATCTCTCCCTTTAATTCCTCTAGAAAAGGACAGATGTCTGGTCAAAGCAGAGTTGACTGCCTTCAGAGTAATATTTCAGTTGCCGCAGTAGATAATTTTGATGATATGGACATAACACAAACTCAGACTGCTGTGCTTGAGATGAAGTGCGAAGAGTCTTTTTTCAGGCCGAGGAATGTTTCACCTGTTGCAACGTTTTCCACGAATGATGATGCTGAAGTAATAGGTGGCCTTGTAGACACTAAACCTAGGGGGAGCAACAATGCCACGAAAGATCCCGCAACAGATACTGCTAATCAGAGTGAATTCATGGAGCTGACATGTCAAGCCAATACTACAACATTGGCTATGTCTCATAGTCATGATGACATGGAACTGACTGCATGCAATAACCTTGCCATAAACTCACAAAGTGTTTTGGCAGCGAGTGAAAAAAAGTCAAGAAAACGTACAAGCTTCATGCTCCCGCATTCAGTGTCTTCAGAAGTCAGAAAGGCTGGTCATGTTCAGAGCAATCTTTCAGTTGCTCACATGCTTGATGATATGGAAATGACAGAGTGTCGGACTGCTGTTTTTGAGACCAAACACTGTGCGGATTACCAACCATTCAGCAAAACGAGGAGAAGTGCATCACTTACATCAGCAACTCTCACTGCGACTGACGATAAAACTATGGATATGACCAATGAACTCACTGGGCATATGTCACTTACTAGATTTTCATCATCTGAGACAAGAAGAACTGGGAGACGTGTAGAAGCTACAGCACGGAAAGTTCTAGACCACGGCCTGCCTGATTGCGTGGAAGTGGGCAGGTCCTCTTTCATGCCTGCAACAGATATGGAACTAACAGGATGCCAGACAGTTGCCATCGACGCAAAGAGTACATCGCTAGCAAGTGCTTCAAACAAGGCACAAGATCCATCCTTTGTGTCATCTTCTAGCTCTACGCTATTGGATGCAGATCGAATGGAATTGTCTCAAATAGCTTGTGACAAGCCGAGAAAAGTACTTCCTACCCTAAACACAGATCGCAGGTCTGCAGCTGCAGCAATAGTTGTGGATGCTGACAATCCTGTAGCCAAACAGAAAGAGGGAATGTGTTATTTAGCTGACACAGACTACAAAAGTTGTGACACCTCACATCTCAGCACTGTAATGGGAAGCCAGTCACTTAATTTGACAGCAAAAAATGTTGAGAGCTACGAGGGACGCTGTGATATGGAGCTAACCAAGGCCTTTACAATGCCCTTAGAAGAGCAGTGTAGTGTTACATTTAATCAGGGAGAAATGACTAAAGAAAATGTAGGGACTTTTTCTGACGTCACTGACCACAGGGCATTGTGGGACCGGGACTGTGCTTTGCCAGGAAACAACACGACTGAGACGGCTGTCAAAACTGGATTTGAAGATGAATCTGAAGTGGATGCTGTGAAGAAAGAGTGTGATGTTTCTCTTCAGCGAAGACGCAGGAGCCTAGCTGACCTTCAGGTGGAACTTGGGAAGATTGCACAGCGTATAAATGAACCAGAGGCATTGGTGACAGGAAGTGCCACTGCTCCTATAGCCACCATTGTCTTTGAGAGATGTTTAGGTGATGAACACTCTGACAGAGATGGTTACACAGAGCCTCCTAAGGAAATGCCTAATTCAAAGAACGATGTCAGCTCTGCTCATAACAAGGCCAACACTCCTTTCAAACTCAACAATGTTCTTACAGCAAGGCTGTCCCTTGGTGGCATCATGCCAAAACTTCCTGCAAGGATCAAGATACCAAGCCCAAATTACTCAGAACCCAAAGACACAAATGACATTCAGAGCCTTCCCCAGGAGACACATTTGGTTGTCGGTATGCAAAGTTATAGCCATATCACCGACAACATTAATAATACTGTGTTTCCTGAAGATGATTTTTCAGACACCTTTGCCAGTGATCTGAGCACCAAAAAAGACGATCAACAAGAGGCTTCCACAGCGGTACATTTGGATAATAATTCTGTTCAAGACTGTGCATTGGATGTAAATATAATTCAGTCTGAGAAAATGCCTTCTGAGGTAGGATGTATGGATGCCACAACAAGAAAAGAAGTCAGTGATGAAATG GGCCACAGTGATTCTACAGCTCTGGGTGTTCAGAATGCACCAAGCCTCATAACAAAGTTGGTAGATGAAACTTGCTCCAGCGGCAATTCCACCAGCATCAAATATGAAGGAATCTCAGAATCAA CTCTTAGGAACTCTCAGCTTGATTCCCAGATCGACGGACCACTGGATCATGAATTTGATTTCAACAAG AAACTTGAAGATGGAAGCATCACGGTCAATGAGTTCTTAAGCTACTTTGGTGCCAACTTTGTAATCCACAAATCAAGACCCAGCTCTGTACCTGATAAT TTTAGAGCtgcccaaacccacacaatggTGGACTTGCTCAGGGAAAAATACATACACCGCCCAAAGCAGCGAGTCTACGAGACAGACTGCCAAAAACTCACAGACATGGCTGAAGG GCTGAAAACGCAGATGGCCATGCAGGACAAACCGCTGAGAAGCATCAATGGAGCGCTTCTGCAAGATGTGTGTGGCCTCTCAAAATCAGAG ATGCAAAAATTTGGTGCCAGATTGAAGGAACAAAAGGTCTACTTCCGAAAGCGAAGCAAGGCACTTTCGCACGCAATGAAGAAAGACTTGTACTTCGAGCTTTTGAAAACAACACAG GAGGCGAAACTGAAGCTGATGGCCAAAATCAACGAGGTGAACGAGATGTTCAAAGATTTGGACGGATGTGCCAGTGACTTGGAGTCTG AATTGGCAGCAGTGGATGGCATGATCATGAGAGACCAACATTCCATTATGGGAACTGAACCtttgaaagaaaaacaagaaaacCTTGAAGCTCTTAATTCAGTAGTTGCTGAAACAGAGAA ACAAATTGGTGAGCTAGAATGCCAGAGAGTATctctggtacacacacagaagaaactGCAGGATGAAACCAGAGACCTTGAAAGTCGTATCTCAACTCTGAACAG TCTGAATGAATGGAGATACAGTGCGAGTGATGAAAATGGAGTTGTGTTTACCTTTCTTCATGACACTGTGCACCTGGAAGTGAAACTGAAAGGGGCCAGTG GAAATGAATGGTTGCATGAAGATAAGGAGCAAGATGTGGATATATTATTCAGATTCCTACTGAATG ATGAAAGGTCAGAGACCCATGCAGTCATGATTAATAAATTGCTCGCCTCACACATCCAAGCCCAGACTAACTGGACGCTGAAGTACCCAACAACTCGTCACATACCAATG CTGCTCCATGACGTCAGCTTGGTGGTGAGTCGACTTCGACTCCTGGGGGAGGAGATCCATCGTCTGAAGAAGTGGGGAGGCCTGAGGCTCGGAGTCCTCCATATTGACTGTGTGGACGCACT AATTGAGTTCACGTTCTCCAGTGTGAAGGCGTTTGTCAAGTTTGAGCTGAGTCTGGCTGTTTCATCAGACTATCCATTCGGATCTCTTCAAGTGGGACGATTCCAGAATCATATTGGCAACACAAG GGTAGACCAGATTGAGGCCATCATATCCTCCATCACCCCAGGCAAACATTATCTAACAAAAGTTATCAAGAGGATTCACGCTGGACTTCTTGTATAA
- the knl1 gene encoding uncharacterized protein knl1 isoform X2 yields MEQNDTLKLGHDPDGLSKRRISSILKAPRTSMKVCGVDQDENQENRQTEKRRNSRRVSFATTNNIHVFSKDTKTESPVLVPILNSSVVGVDAVVDTPLHLSVIKREKFFPDPVLLDDCVDRTMLLGDDTGYMDMTHSHTITINKEEGINPQFCFNIGGNVTEHHDLKGHTDIPCKTSAAMGKDAIHSDFSDFLASISKQSAQNVTKPLKKKGQDLFGFDHPSEAEMDKENVLPSVFNKQVLCPVNSQSKGLESKHSSFTFLEENHMDMTKSHTAVIDRRETAQHAPYSLSGNHGRRMGSVTPLFSNDSDDMELTQTQTTNLNTQNGADLVSDDTSGMIMTEVFDEYIQEQENQESRDKVVFIFPQVNRISPFNSSRKGQMSGQSRVDCLQSNISVAAVDNFDDMDITQTQTAVLEMKCEESFFRPRNVSPVATFSTNDDAEVIGGLVDTKPRGSNNATKDPATDTANQSEFMELTCQANTTTLAMSHSHDDMELTACNNLAINSQSVLAASEKKSRKRTSFMLPHSVSSEVRKAGHVQSNLSVAHMLDDMEMTECRTAVFETKHCADYQPFSKTRRSASLTSATLTATDDKTMDMTNELTGHMSLTRFSSSETRRTGRRVEATARKVLDHGLPDCVEVGRSSFMPATDMELTGCQTVAIDAKSTSLASASNKAQDPSFVSSSSSTLLDADRMELSQIACDKPRKVLPTLNTDRRSAAAAIVVDADNPVAKQKEGMCYLADTDYKSCDTSHLSTVMGSQSLNLTAKNVESYEGRCDMELTKAFTMPLEEQCSVTFNQGEMTKENVGTFSDVTDHRALWDRDCALPGNNTTETAVKTGFEDESEVDAVKKECDVSLQRRRRSLADLQVELGKIAQRINEPEALVTGSATAPIATIVFERCLGDEHSDRDGYTEPPKEMPNSKNDVSSAHNKANTPFKLNNVLTARLSLGGIMPKLPARIKIPSPNYSEPKDTNDIQSLPQETHLVVGMQSYSHITDNINNTVFPEDDFSDTFASDLSTKKDDQQEASTAVHLDNNSVQDCALDVNIIQSEKMPSEVGCMDATTRKEVSDEMGHSDSTALGVQNAPSLITKLVDETCSSGNSTSIKYEGISESTLRNSQLDSQIDGPLDHEFDFNKKLEDGSITVNEFLSYFGANFVIHKSRPSSVPDNFRAAQTHTMVDLLREKYIHRPKQRVYETDCQKLTDMAEGLKTQMAMQDKPLRSINGALLQDVCGLSKSEMQKFGARLKEQKVYFRKRSKALSHAMKKDLYFELLKTTQEAKLKLMAKINEVNEMFKDLDGCASDLESELAAVDGMIMRDQHSIMGTEPLKEKQENLEALNSVVAETEKQIGELECQRVSLVHTQKKLQDETRDLESRISTLNSLNEWRYSASDENGVVFTFLHDTVHLEVKLKGASGNEWLHEDKEQDVDILFRFLLNDERSETHAVMINKLLASHIQAQTNWTLKYPTTRHIPMLLHDVSLVVSRLRLLGEEIHRLKKWGGLRLGVLHIDCVDALIEFTFSSVKAFVKFELSLAVSSDYPFGSLQVGRFQNHIGNTRVDQIEAIISSITPGKHYLTKVIKRIHAGLLV; encoded by the exons ATGGAGCAAAACGACACACTGAAACTTGG GCATGACCCAGATGGATTGTCTAAAAGGAGAATTTCATCG ATTCTAAAAGCTCCTCGAACATCTATGAAAGTGTGTGGAGTCGATCAGGATGAAAATCAG GAAAATAGACAAACTGAAAAACGGCGGAACTCACGAAGAGTCAGTTTTGCCACCACAAATAACATTCATGTTTTCTCCAA AGACACCAAGACTGAATCTCCTGTATTGGTCCCCATCCTCAACTCAAGTGTTGTTG GAGTAGATGCTGTCGTAGACACACCATTGCATCTGTCAGTGATAAAAAGG gAAAAGTTCTTCCCAGATCCTGTTTTGCTAGATGACTGTGTGGACAGAACCATGTTACTTGGAGATGACACCGGATACATGGATATGACTCATAGTCACACAATTACAATTAACAAGGAAGAGGGAATTAACCCACAATTTTGCTTCAATATTGGAGGAAATGTCACAGAGCATCATGACCTTAAGGGTCACACTGATATACCTTGTAAGACCTCTGCAGCCATGGGAAAAGATGCAATTCATTCTGATTTCAGTGATTTTCTTGCTAGTATATCAAAACAAAGTGCACAAAATGTGACTAAGCCATTGAAGAAAAAAGGTCAGGATTTGTTTGGATTTGATCATCCAAGTGAAGCTGAAATGGATAAGGAGAATGTCTTGCCATCTGTTTTTAACAAGCAAGTACTTTGTCCAGTAAATTCACAATCTAAAGGACTTGAGTCTAAACATTCTTCATTCACATTTCTTGAGGAAAACCACATGGACATGACCAAGAGTCACACTGCTGTAATTGACAGGCGAGAGACTGCTCAGCATGCTCCATATTCATTATCTGGAAATCATGGTAGACGCATGGGCTCAGTGACACCGTTGTTTTCAAATGATTCAGATGACATGGAGTTGACTCAGACTCAAACTACTAATCTCAATACTCAAAATGGAGCCGATTTAGTCTCCGATGACACCAGTGGAATGATAATGACTGAAGTTTTTGATGAATATATTCAAGAGCAAGAGAATCAAGAATCCCGAGACAAAGTGGTGTTCATTTTCCCCCAGGTCAACAGGATCTCTCCCTTTAATTCCTCTAGAAAAGGACAGATGTCTGGTCAAAGCAGAGTTGACTGCCTTCAGAGTAATATTTCAGTTGCCGCAGTAGATAATTTTGATGATATGGACATAACACAAACTCAGACTGCTGTGCTTGAGATGAAGTGCGAAGAGTCTTTTTTCAGGCCGAGGAATGTTTCACCTGTTGCAACGTTTTCCACGAATGATGATGCTGAAGTAATAGGTGGCCTTGTAGACACTAAACCTAGGGGGAGCAACAATGCCACGAAAGATCCCGCAACAGATACTGCTAATCAGAGTGAATTCATGGAGCTGACATGTCAAGCCAATACTACAACATTGGCTATGTCTCATAGTCATGATGACATGGAACTGACTGCATGCAATAACCTTGCCATAAACTCACAAAGTGTTTTGGCAGCGAGTGAAAAAAAGTCAAGAAAACGTACAAGCTTCATGCTCCCGCATTCAGTGTCTTCAGAAGTCAGAAAGGCTGGTCATGTTCAGAGCAATCTTTCAGTTGCTCACATGCTTGATGATATGGAAATGACAGAGTGTCGGACTGCTGTTTTTGAGACCAAACACTGTGCGGATTACCAACCATTCAGCAAAACGAGGAGAAGTGCATCACTTACATCAGCAACTCTCACTGCGACTGACGATAAAACTATGGATATGACCAATGAACTCACTGGGCATATGTCACTTACTAGATTTTCATCATCTGAGACAAGAAGAACTGGGAGACGTGTAGAAGCTACAGCACGGAAAGTTCTAGACCACGGCCTGCCTGATTGCGTGGAAGTGGGCAGGTCCTCTTTCATGCCTGCAACAGATATGGAACTAACAGGATGCCAGACAGTTGCCATCGACGCAAAGAGTACATCGCTAGCAAGTGCTTCAAACAAGGCACAAGATCCATCCTTTGTGTCATCTTCTAGCTCTACGCTATTGGATGCAGATCGAATGGAATTGTCTCAAATAGCTTGTGACAAGCCGAGAAAAGTACTTCCTACCCTAAACACAGATCGCAGGTCTGCAGCTGCAGCAATAGTTGTGGATGCTGACAATCCTGTAGCCAAACAGAAAGAGGGAATGTGTTATTTAGCTGACACAGACTACAAAAGTTGTGACACCTCACATCTCAGCACTGTAATGGGAAGCCAGTCACTTAATTTGACAGCAAAAAATGTTGAGAGCTACGAGGGACGCTGTGATATGGAGCTAACCAAGGCCTTTACAATGCCCTTAGAAGAGCAGTGTAGTGTTACATTTAATCAGGGAGAAATGACTAAAGAAAATGTAGGGACTTTTTCTGACGTCACTGACCACAGGGCATTGTGGGACCGGGACTGTGCTTTGCCAGGAAACAACACGACTGAGACGGCTGTCAAAACTGGATTTGAAGATGAATCTGAAGTGGATGCTGTGAAGAAAGAGTGTGATGTTTCTCTTCAGCGAAGACGCAGGAGCCTAGCTGACCTTCAGGTGGAACTTGGGAAGATTGCACAGCGTATAAATGAACCAGAGGCATTGGTGACAGGAAGTGCCACTGCTCCTATAGCCACCATTGTCTTTGAGAGATGTTTAGGTGATGAACACTCTGACAGAGATGGTTACACAGAGCCTCCTAAGGAAATGCCTAATTCAAAGAACGATGTCAGCTCTGCTCATAACAAGGCCAACACTCCTTTCAAACTCAACAATGTTCTTACAGCAAGGCTGTCCCTTGGTGGCATCATGCCAAAACTTCCTGCAAGGATCAAGATACCAAGCCCAAATTACTCAGAACCCAAAGACACAAATGACATTCAGAGCCTTCCCCAGGAGACACATTTGGTTGTCGGTATGCAAAGTTATAGCCATATCACCGACAACATTAATAATACTGTGTTTCCTGAAGATGATTTTTCAGACACCTTTGCCAGTGATCTGAGCACCAAAAAAGACGATCAACAAGAGGCTTCCACAGCGGTACATTTGGATAATAATTCTGTTCAAGACTGTGCATTGGATGTAAATATAATTCAGTCTGAGAAAATGCCTTCTGAGGTAGGATGTATGGATGCCACAACAAGAAAAGAAGTCAGTGATGAAATG GGCCACAGTGATTCTACAGCTCTGGGTGTTCAGAATGCACCAAGCCTCATAACAAAGTTGGTAGATGAAACTTGCTCCAGCGGCAATTCCACCAGCATCAAATATGAAGGAATCTCAGAATCAA CTCTTAGGAACTCTCAGCTTGATTCCCAGATCGACGGACCACTGGATCATGAATTTGATTTCAACAAG AAACTTGAAGATGGAAGCATCACGGTCAATGAGTTCTTAAGCTACTTTGGTGCCAACTTTGTAATCCACAAATCAAGACCCAGCTCTGTACCTGATAAT TTTAGAGCtgcccaaacccacacaatggTGGACTTGCTCAGGGAAAAATACATACACCGCCCAAAGCAGCGAGTCTACGAGACAGACTGCCAAAAACTCACAGACATGGCTGAAGG GCTGAAAACGCAGATGGCCATGCAGGACAAACCGCTGAGAAGCATCAATGGAGCGCTTCTGCAAGATGTGTGTGGCCTCTCAAAATCAGAG ATGCAAAAATTTGGTGCCAGATTGAAGGAACAAAAGGTCTACTTCCGAAAGCGAAGCAAGGCACTTTCGCACGCAATGAAGAAAGACTTGTACTTCGAGCTTTTGAAAACAACACAG GAGGCGAAACTGAAGCTGATGGCCAAAATCAACGAGGTGAACGAGATGTTCAAAGATTTGGACGGATGTGCCAGTGACTTGGAGTCTG AATTGGCAGCAGTGGATGGCATGATCATGAGAGACCAACATTCCATTATGGGAACTGAACCtttgaaagaaaaacaagaaaacCTTGAAGCTCTTAATTCAGTAGTTGCTGAAACAGAGAA ACAAATTGGTGAGCTAGAATGCCAGAGAGTATctctggtacacacacagaagaaactGCAGGATGAAACCAGAGACCTTGAAAGTCGTATCTCAACTCTGAACAG TCTGAATGAATGGAGATACAGTGCGAGTGATGAAAATGGAGTTGTGTTTACCTTTCTTCATGACACTGTGCACCTGGAAGTGAAACTGAAAGGGGCCAGTG GAAATGAATGGTTGCATGAAGATAAGGAGCAAGATGTGGATATATTATTCAGATTCCTACTGAATG ATGAAAGGTCAGAGACCCATGCAGTCATGATTAATAAATTGCTCGCCTCACACATCCAAGCCCAGACTAACTGGACGCTGAAGTACCCAACAACTCGTCACATACCAATG CTGCTCCATGACGTCAGCTTGGTGGTGAGTCGACTTCGACTCCTGGGGGAGGAGATCCATCGTCTGAAGAAGTGGGGAGGCCTGAGGCTCGGAGTCCTCCATATTGACTGTGTGGACGCACT AATTGAGTTCACGTTCTCCAGTGTGAAGGCGTTTGTCAAGTTTGAGCTGAGTCTGGCTGTTTCATCAGACTATCCATTCGGATCTCTTCAAGTGGGACGATTCCAGAATCATATTGGCAACACAAG GGTAGACCAGATTGAGGCCATCATATCCTCCATCACCCCAGGCAAACATTATCTAACAAAAGTTATCAAGAGGATTCACGCTGGACTTCTTGTATAA